The window CGGATAGCATCGACCCCGTCCATAAGCGGCATGATGATATCCATAATGATCAGGTCGAAATTCTTTTCGGCAAACAATTCCACGGCCTCTTCGCCGTCTCGCGCCTCGGTAATCTCGCATTGGAGATCGCCCAGATAGTGACTGAGCAGCGCCCGGTAGTTTGGACTGTCGTCCACCAGGAGTATGAAATACAAAGAATCACGCATGGAGCTTTACCTGCCTCGTGCTCACCTGTTACACATTTCACCATCCCCAGTGTATCGCACACCACCATGAAATCAACCTCAAGGGACAAACTATAATATGAGTATCGATCTGCACACCCACTCCACGGCCTCGGACGGCACCATGAGCCCCACCGAATTGATTGAACACGCCAAGGAAGTGGGCCTGAAAGCCATTGCCCTGACCGACCACGACACTTTTTCCGGCGTGGAGGAAGCCATGGCCGCGGGCGAACGCCTCGGCGTGGAAGTCATTCCCGGCTGCGAACTGAGCCTTGAATCTCCTGACGGTGCAGGCTGGATGCATGTGGTCGCGTTGTGGATTCCGCCGAATCCCAAGCCGCTGAAAGAGGCCTTTGACTGGGTCATCGAAGGGCGCAAGACCCGCAACCACGAAATCGTGGAAAAACTGCGCACCCTTGGCGTGAATATCACTTACGAAGCCGTGGCCGCCCGCGCTGGCGGCACCATTGGCCGCCCCCATTTCGCGCAGGAGATGGTTTCCCTCGGCGTGGTTTCTTCCGTGAACGAAGCCTTCAAGGTGTGGCTCGGCGACAACGGCCGCGCGTATGTGCCCAAACGCAAGCTCATGCCTGAGAAGGCGCTGGGCATCCTGAACGAGATCGGCGCCACCTCTATTCTGGCCCACCCGTTCGCACTGGGCCTGAACATGGCCGACACCGAAAAGTTGGTGAAGGATCTCCAAAAGTTGGGCCTCGACGGCATGGAGGTCATCTACTCCGAACACAGCGACTCCGACACCAAGGCCTACAGGGAAATGGCTGAACGCCTCGGCCTGCTGGTCAGCGGCGGCTCGGATTTCCACGGCGCGGTCAAGCCCAAGATCAGCCTCGGCAAGGGCAAGGGCGCCCTGCACATCCCTGATGAACTGCTGGAAAAGATGAAAGAGGATCGCCGCGCCAAGGGGCTGCCGGTCTAGGATTCCTCATGGTCGCAGTCATTGATTTCACTGAATGCAAGGCCTCGGTACGCGAGGCCTTCCTTGCTGCCGACGGCCCGTCCGTAATTGCCGGGTTCGACGCCATCCTGCTCAAGCCCAATCTGGTGACGGCACAGCCGTTCCCCATCACGACCAGCCCGGACTTCACAGCCGCCACCATCGAGGCGATCCGCGAACACACCGACGCTCCCATTGTGGTGGCCGAGGGCTGCGGCTCCGCCACACAGGAGACGTACGAAATTTTCGCTGCGCTGGGCTACGTGGATATGGCCGCCGAATACGGCGTGGAGTTGCTCGATCTCAACCACGCGCCGTTGGTGCAGAAGTCCAACCCCGACTGCTCGGTCTTCCCGGAGATATGGTTGCCCGAGGTCGCCTTCACCCACTGCATTGTATCTCTCCCGGTGCTCAAGGCGCATTCCCTCGCCACCATCACCGGCACCCTCAAAAACATGATGGGCTTCCCGCCACCCGCCCACTATCAGGTCGGCGGCAGTTGGAAGAAGTCCGCCTTCCACGGTCGCATGCACGGGGCCATCAAGGATTTGAACCGCTACGTCACCCCGCATTTCACCCTCATGGACGCCAGCGTCGGCATGGCTGACTATCACCTCGGCGGGGCAACTTGCCAGCCACCGATCGGCAAGGTTTTGGCTGGTGTTGATGGATTGGAGATTGATCGAATGGGTGCCGAGTTGCTGGGCATTGATTGGCAACAGGTGGGGTATTTGAGGTAACTCTTTTCGAAAAGAAGAGAAGAAATAAGGAAGGCCGCCTTTTGGGCGGCATTTTTATTGACCTATCCCTGCCGGGGGCGTCCTGCGCGGACGGCGGTTCTTTCTTGGCTGAGCCGCCCCAAGAAAGAACCAAAGAAACGCGGCTTTTGATATCCCCGCTACCCCTTCGGGCTAGAATCTGATCCAGATAGTCAGCCTTGAAGCGTGCTGCGCGACTTGTCGCTGCCGTTAGCTGCACGTTCTTGACGGCTAACAATCTGGTCAGCTTCTACACACGATGGGGTTTAATGCTAAGCCCGGTCTTCGTATGTTTTGTAAAGAGAGATACAAAGGGCGGTCGTCAACTTCGTTCGTACAGACGAAGACATGCACCAGCCCTTGATTCAAGCGGCTTAGAAACTGACCAAGCGGTAGGCAGCGAATTGTTTTGATTGTGGCGTAGCGCAGCGAAGCATCACAAGCAAAAAGCTGCCAGCTTGGATCAGATTCTTGCCGACGAATCACAAGGCGGCCACTCCACGAAAGCGCGTTTTTTGCTTCATTTTTGTCGCGCAAGACAAAAAGAAGTCGGCCTTCAGGGCCGAAAGCCTCTTCATCAAATCGCGGCTGATAAGCCGCCTCCTTATTTGATTTTCACCCTAATCATTCATCCCCATACAACGCATAATACCCACTCGGCACCACCACCAACGTAAACAACGTCGACGCAACCAACCCAAAAATCAATGCCCAGGCCAAGCCTGAGAAGATCGGGTCCAAGGTAATGGGCCACGCGCCCAACGCAGTCGTCAGCGCCGTCAACACGATGGGCCGCATGCGCACCGCGCCTGAACGGACAATGGCATCCTTGAGCGGCATGCCGTTCTTCACCTCGCTTTGGATGAAATCGATGAGCACCAGCGAGTTGCGGATGACGATACCGCCCAGCGCGATCATGCCGATCATGGAGGTGGCGGTGAAGAACACCGGATCGCCGAAGCCTCCCACTGTGTCACCTGCGATGAGATTCAACAGCCAGAAGCCGGGCATGATGCCGAGCAGCGTCAGCGGAATGGCGGACATGATCAACAGCGGCATGATGAAGGAGCCGGTCTCGGCCACCAGCAGGATGAAAATGCCGGTCAGGGCTGCGGCATTGGCGAGCCCAAGATCGCGGAACACGTCGAGGGTAATCTTCCATTCACCCTCGCCCGCCCATTCGGCCTCGGTGCCGGGTGGCATGAGATCGGTCTTCAGTTCGGATTGCAGATCAAGCACGGCCTCGCCGGGCGGGATACCTGCGGTGTCTGCAAAGACATAGGCCACGCGCTTGAGGTTCTTGTGATAGATGGGCTGCTCTGCGGGAATCTCTATGAACGTCCCCAACTCGGCCAGCGGCACCATGGCTCCGGTGGCGCTCTTCATGCGCAACTCGCCAAGGGTATCCGGCCCGGTTCGCAGGGCGATGGGCAACACCATTCGCACAGGAAGCGGCTGACGCTCGCGTGGCAGATGCACCGTGGCAGGCGCAGCGCCCGAGAGCGCAAGGCGCAACGTCTCCACCACATCGGCGGCTGTGACGCCGTGCAGGGCCGCCTTCTCCTTGTCGAGCACATAGTCGACCATCATACGGTCCGCTTCTGCGGAGTCGTCGATATCCACCAGACCGTGCCTCACAGCCATGAGGGACTCCACATGCTTTGCCCCGTCGATGAGGGCGGCATACGGCAGTGTGGGCCGCCCGTAAATCTCGGTGGTCAACGTAGCGATGACCGGCGGACCGGGAGGCGTTTCGATGAGTTTGAGCTTGGCCCCGTTGCGCTCGGCAATGGCGTGCAGCTCGTTGCGGAGGCGCAACCCGATGGCGTGGGACTGCATGTCTCGCTCAGACTTATCCGCCAGATTGATGCGGATGTCAGCGAGATTGGGCATGTCACGCCAATAATAGTGACGGACCATGCCGTTGAAATCCATGGGCGAGGGCTCGCCCGCATAGGTGATGTAGTTGGTCACTTCCGGCACGGTGCGCAGGAAGGTCTCGAACTCGCGCAGGGTCCGGTCCATACGCTCCAGCGTAGTGCCTTCATCCATATCCACCAGCAGTTGCAGCTCGTTCTTGTTGTCGAACGGCAACATCTTGAGCGGCACCAACCGCATGAGTACCAACCCAGCACAGAGGCCAAGGCCTGCCACGATGCCCAGCAGGAGCAGACGGCGATTGCGCGGCGCACCGAGGAACGGAGTAATGGCCTTTTCGTACACGGCGAGCAGTCGCTTGTTCACGCCCGCACCGTTCTTTTCCGGAGATGTCTCGGCGACCTGCGGCGCACGGTTTTTAAGCAGCAGATAGGCCATCCACGGCACCACGGTCAGGGCGGCCACGGTGGAGAAGGTCACGGTCAGCGGCACATTGGCAGCCATGGGCGCCATGTACGGCCCCATCATGCCGGTGATGAAGAAGAGCGGCGTGAACGAAACGATGATGGCCAGCGTGGACATGATGACCGGGGGCAACACCTCTTTGACGGCGTCGAGGGTCGCATCGAGCGGCCCCTTGATGCCCATACGGATATGCCGCTGGATATTGTCCACATTGGTGATGGGGTCATCCACCACAAGGCCCAGCGACAGGATCAGGGCGAACAGCGTCACCCGGTTGATGGTATAGCCGAACAGATAGTTCACGAACAGGGCCAGCGAAAAGGACATGGGCACAGCCAGCGCCACCACCAGGGCCTCGCGCCAGCCAAGGGCAAAGGCGAGGAGCGCCACTACGGTAATGATGGCAAACAGAAGGGACGAGAGCAGTTCGTTGACCTTGGCCTGTGCGGTCTCGCCGTAGTTACGGGTCACGGTGACGGTGACTCCCTCGGGCAGCACGTCGCGCTCCAGCTCTTTCACGCGGTTGACCACGGCCTCGGCCACGGCAACGGCGTTGACGCCCTTCTTCTTGGAAATACCGATGGTCACGGCAGGCCGCGACGGGCTGGCGTCCTCCTGCCCGATCTTGGCCAGATAGACATCCGAGAACCCGATGCGGGAATAGGAAGTGGGTTCCTCCGGGCCATCCATGATGTCAGCCACATCGCGCAGGTAGACGGGCTTGCCGTCGAACACCCCCACCACCAGCGAGGCGGCATCGTGTGCCGAGAGCAGGAAGGCCTGACTCACCACCGCGGTCTGTCGGTCGCCGGACACGAAATCGCCCGCGGTCAGGGAACGATCAGCACCCTTGAGGGCGGTGTAGACTTCCAGCGGCGAAACATTGAACCCGGCCAGACGGTCCGGGCTGATCTCCGCCCGCACCTCGCGGCTGCGGCCCGAGTGCAGGGAGACGCGGGATACATCCTCCACCTCGGCCAATCGGTGGAATAATTCTTCGGCCATGCGGCGCAGATCAAAATCGGTGTAGCGGTCTTCAAATCCGTGGTCCGCGTGAACGGTCAGGGCCACGATGGGAACATCGTCGATCTCCACCGGTTTGACCACCCAACCCGCCACAATGGCCGGGGCCAGATCCTGATTCTTGAGGATGGTGTTGTGCAACTTGATGAGCGAATCCTCGCGGTCTTCGCCCACGAAGAAGCGCACGGTCACGGTGGTCATATCCTTGCGCGAAGTGGAATAGACGTACTCCACGCCGTCGATCTGCCACAGCAACCGCTCCAGCGGCGTGGTCACGAGCTTTTCCACCTCTTCGGCAGAGGCACCCGGCACCTGCACCAGCACATCGGCCATGGGCACCACGATCTGCGGCTCCTCTTCGCGCGGCGTCACCAGAATGGCGGCGATGCCGAGGAGCAAGGCGGCCAACGCAAGGATGACCGACATCTGTGACGTCAGAAAAAATCGAACAATAGACGGCAGCACACCAGTGGTGCGGCCTGAATCAGGGGAAACGGAGCTCATCTATTCGGCCTCCGCCTTCATGCCGATGCCCACGGTCTCGCCGCCGGATAAACCCGACAGAACCTCGACCTTGTCGCCATGGGATTCACCGGAGCGAACATAGGCTGATTCCCAGCCCGAATCAGTCTTGACCATGACGGTCTCCAACTGTCCGACGCGGGTAACGGCCGCCTCGGGGATCAGCACGGACTGACGCTCGCCAAGGGGCACCTCCAGTCGCCCAAACATGCCGGGATAGAGGCCGGGGACCTCTGGCAGACGCACCTTCACCAGAAAGGAACGGGTCACGGGATCAGCCAGCGGCTCGATCTCGTCCACCACGCCGGAGATGGGCTCGTCGCCGCCCAGCGCAGTCACGACCACGCCCAGCATATCGCCGATGCGCACCCGCCCTATGAGAGACTCGCGGACCATAGCTTCCAGACGCAGGCTGGCGCCGGTCTGCAAGGTAAGCAGTTCCTTGCCCGGAAAG of the Pseudodesulfovibrio sp. zrk46 genome contains:
- a CDS encoding PHP domain-containing protein, which translates into the protein MSIDLHTHSTASDGTMSPTELIEHAKEVGLKAIALTDHDTFSGVEEAMAAGERLGVEVIPGCELSLESPDGAGWMHVVALWIPPNPKPLKEAFDWVIEGRKTRNHEIVEKLRTLGVNITYEAVAARAGGTIGRPHFAQEMVSLGVVSSVNEAFKVWLGDNGRAYVPKRKLMPEKALGILNEIGATSILAHPFALGLNMADTEKLVKDLQKLGLDGMEVIYSEHSDSDTKAYREMAERLGLLVSGGSDFHGAVKPKISLGKGKGALHIPDELLEKMKEDRRAKGLPV
- a CDS encoding DUF362 domain-containing protein; the encoded protein is MVAVIDFTECKASVREAFLAADGPSVIAGFDAILLKPNLVTAQPFPITTSPDFTAATIEAIREHTDAPIVVAEGCGSATQETYEIFAALGYVDMAAEYGVELLDLNHAPLVQKSNPDCSVFPEIWLPEVAFTHCIVSLPVLKAHSLATITGTLKNMMGFPPPAHYQVGGSWKKSAFHGRMHGAIKDLNRYVTPHFTLMDASVGMADYHLGGATCQPPIGKVLAGVDGLEIDRMGAELLGIDWQQVGYLR
- a CDS encoding efflux RND transporter permease subunit; translation: MSSVSPDSGRTTGVLPSIVRFFLTSQMSVILALAALLLGIAAILVTPREEEPQIVVPMADVLVQVPGASAEEVEKLVTTPLERLLWQIDGVEYVYSTSRKDMTTVTVRFFVGEDREDSLIKLHNTILKNQDLAPAIVAGWVVKPVEIDDVPIVALTVHADHGFEDRYTDFDLRRMAEELFHRLAEVEDVSRVSLHSGRSREVRAEISPDRLAGFNVSPLEVYTALKGADRSLTAGDFVSGDRQTAVVSQAFLLSAHDAASLVVGVFDGKPVYLRDVADIMDGPEEPTSYSRIGFSDVYLAKIGQEDASPSRPAVTIGISKKKGVNAVAVAEAVVNRVKELERDVLPEGVTVTVTRNYGETAQAKVNELLSSLLFAIITVVALLAFALGWREALVVALAVPMSFSLALFVNYLFGYTINRVTLFALILSLGLVVDDPITNVDNIQRHIRMGIKGPLDATLDAVKEVLPPVIMSTLAIIVSFTPLFFITGMMGPYMAPMAANVPLTVTFSTVAALTVVPWMAYLLLKNRAPQVAETSPEKNGAGVNKRLLAVYEKAITPFLGAPRNRRLLLLGIVAGLGLCAGLVLMRLVPLKMLPFDNKNELQLLVDMDEGTTLERMDRTLREFETFLRTVPEVTNYITYAGEPSPMDFNGMVRHYYWRDMPNLADIRINLADKSERDMQSHAIGLRLRNELHAIAERNGAKLKLIETPPGPPVIATLTTEIYGRPTLPYAALIDGAKHVESLMAVRHGLVDIDDSAEADRMMVDYVLDKEKAALHGVTAADVVETLRLALSGAAPATVHLPRERQPLPVRMVLPIALRTGPDTLGELRMKSATGAMVPLAELGTFIEIPAEQPIYHKNLKRVAYVFADTAGIPPGEAVLDLQSELKTDLMPPGTEAEWAGEGEWKITLDVFRDLGLANAAALTGIFILLVAETGSFIMPLLIMSAIPLTLLGIMPGFWLLNLIAGDTVGGFGDPVFFTATSMIGMIALGGIVIRNSLVLIDFIQSEVKNGMPLKDAIVRSGAVRMRPIVLTALTTALGAWPITLDPIFSGLAWALIFGLVASTLFTLVVVPSGYYALYGDE
- a CDS encoding response regulator translates to MRDSLYFILLVDDSPNYRALLSHYLGDLQCEITEARDGEEAVELFAEKNFDLIIMDIIMPLMDGVDAIRAIRKLEREQRRNPVPILALSGESSLENRVDSMGAGADRMLTKIVDEAGAVATVREMLGIALPA